The following is a genomic window from Citrifermentans bemidjiense Bem.
TTGAGCTCCGAGGGGGGCTGCTGCAGGTGCCGGTAGCTGAGCTCCTTGAGCGAGAAGCGGGTCACCTCCGCATCGATGCTGCGTGCCGCCCCGCTCACCCGGGGCCAGCGCAGTTCGGGGGCTTTTTCGCTGAGCGGGGTATCGTCCTCAATGCGCACCCCCCGAAGGGCCAGCTCGTGCACCAGGAGCTTCCCGCCCAATAGGCGCTCGGGGTCCCAGACCAGGCGCAGCTTTTCTACCCGGACCAGCATCCGCGGCCGCGAAACGGTGACGCCTTGCAGCAGCAGGCGATCCCTTAGCCTCCCCTCCACCTTTTGCACCGTGACCTCGACGCCCGCGAAGCTGTCGAGGGTGGTGAGCGCGAAACGAGCGCCTGAGCTGGTATCGACCAGCCAGACGAGGCCGGCGAAGACGACCAGGGCGAGGGCCAGGATGGCTCCGCCTAAGTAGAGCGCGATCCGTTTCATAGCTGGAACCCCACGGTGAAATGGATGCGGTAGCTCCCCGCCCCGGAAGTCAGCGGCCTGGCGAGGTAGAGGTTCAGCCCCCCGACGGCGGTGTAGTAATGGACGCCTACGCCGGTCCCGTCTTTCAGGCGCATGTCCGCGTAGTTGTTGAAGGCGTTCCCTATGTCGTAGAAGACCGACACCCCCCAGTCCTTGTAAAGGGCGCGCAAAAGCTCCAGGCTCCCGACCAGCAGGTGCCTCCCCCCCACCACCTTCCCGGAGGAATCGCGGGGGCCTAAGCTCTGGTAGGTGTAGCCGCGCACGCTCTGGTCGCCACCGGCAAAGAAGCGGATGGACGGCGGGAGGTCCGAGAAGGGGTCATTGAGCAGGCTGTACGCCGCATCCCCCCGCGTTTGCAGGGACAGGCGCCAGGGTAGCGGAACCAGCAGGTTGGCATGGGCGATCCCCTGGATGAGCCCGGTGTCCGATCCCAGGTACGGGTGGGCGCCGCGCAGTTCCAGGGTATAGGCGTAACCGCGCCTGGGGCGGACCAAGTCGTTGAAGGTTTCCTTGGAGAAACGGAATCCCGGGAGCACCAGCCTGGAGTTCGCGTTCACGTTGCCGACGGTGAAGACTTCCTGCAGCAGCCTAACGTACCCCGTCGCCAGTTCGCCGCGCCCCAACCCTATGTTTCGATCCAGTTCCAGCGCGACTATCTTGCTCAAGTAACTGGTGACGTCTTCCTTTTGCAGGTTCAATTGCAAGGCGGTGGAACTTCGGTAATCGCTGCTGCTCGGTATGGTGTAGCGGCCGGCGAACCCCTGCAGGCGCTGCGCCGCGTAGAGGCTCAAGTCGAGGTCGTGCCCTTTGTGGAAGAGGTTCAAGTCGCGGTAGTGGGTGGAGAATCTGGCGCCGGTGTCGGTCCCGTACCCGATCCCGGGCCTTACCGTGCGGCGTGGCGCCTCGG
Proteins encoded in this region:
- a CDS encoding autotransporter assembly complex protein TamA, with product MALAEVGDGAGTKALVPSAQRAMPGLLLTLMKAGPMPKRFPPYLALICLAALLLLASAALAADPVEIEVTGVEGDALENARQALALPYGLVRDGKVDRLWLDRFAKQAPDKVRQALQPYGYYKSEVSARVVQTRDGKPSLQVVVIPGEPVRVTEVTVELKGAGAEERRLSRVRDAFPVKRGEVLLQPDYERGKGALQSMAQKLGYLDAAFPRHEIRIAEDRSSARIALVLDTGPRFYFGPAVIQGAPEYPESYLKRFVAFKEGEPFSYAKIGETQLNFANSERFKQVVVTPERERAENARVPVVVQLTEAPRRTVRPGIGYGTDTGARFSTHYRDLNLFHKGHDLDLSLYAAQRLQGFAGRYTIPSSSDYRSSTALQLNLQKEDVTSYLSKIVALELDRNIGLGRGELATGYVRLLQEVFTVGNVNANSRLVLPGFRFSKETFNDLVRPRRGYAYTLELRGAHPYLGSDTGLIQGIAHANLLVPLPWRLSLQTRGDAAYSLLNDPFSDLPPSIRFFAGGDQSVRGYTYQSLGPRDSSGKVVGGRHLLVGSLELLRALYKDWGVSVFYDIGNAFNNYADMRLKDGTGVGVHYYTAVGGLNLYLARPLTSGAGSYRIHFTVGFQL